The following coding sequences lie in one Apium graveolens cultivar Ventura chromosome 3, ASM990537v1, whole genome shotgun sequence genomic window:
- the LOC141713463 gene encoding uncharacterized protein LOC141713463 — translation MGILKQGSLTSTPALLLLHILVLIFIVPLIVEAQLVVPAKYDGFVYNKKPATTDTIIIEAFFDPVCPDSRDAWPPLKKAIHHYPSDSISLVVHTFPLPYHDNAFVTSRALHIVDKINSSATYSLLEIFFNNQERFYSDQTFNNSRASVVNQVTQVAAKVVAKKDLSSIRSGFLDSKTDYATRSSFKYACSRGVYGTPFFFVNGFPIPDGGSPIDYKKWRSIIDPLVGKNKA, via the exons ATGGGCATACTAAAGCAAGGCAGCCTCACATCAACACCAGCACTACTACTTTTACATATTCTAGTTTTAATCTTTATTGTTCCTCTGATCGTTGAAGCCCAGTTAGTGGTTCCTGCCAAGTACGATGGTTTCGTCTACAACAAAAAACCAGCAACCACAGATACGATCATCATCGAAGCGTTTTTCGATCCGGTTTGCCCCGATAGCAGGGACGCATGGCCACCTCTGAAGAAAGCTATTCATCACTATCCTTCTGATTCTATTTCGCTTGTTGTTCATACCTTTCCTTTACC TTACCATGATAATGCATTTGTGACTTCCCGTGCTCTGCACATTGTAGATAAAATTAACAGCTCTGCTACATACAGTTTGTTGGAGATCTTCTTTAACAACCAA GAGAGGTTCTACAGTGATCAAACATTCAACAATTCAAGGGCATCAGTAGTTAATCAGGTCACACAAGTTGCAGCCAAGGTAGTCGCCAAAAAGGACCTTTCTTCTATCAGATCTGGCTTTCTCGACAGTAAAACTGATTACGCAACAAGGAGTTCTTTCAAG TATGCTTGTTCAAGAGGGGTTTATGGAACACCATTCTTCTTCGTTAACGGATTTCCGATACCTGACGGTGGCTCGCCTATTGACTACAAGAAATGGAGAAGCATCATTGATCCACTGGTGGGGAAAAACAAAGCATGA